The genomic interval ATCAACATTTCTGTTGGTCTCTAGCATGCTGTTATATGCTTGGTCTATTGTGACATAGGGGTCGTGTTCAAAACCCTCAATGTCGTTAATGATTTCACCAGCAACCTGTAATAAAGCAAAATTACGTCCGATACGTGCCATAATCTCATTGTCTCCCGCTTTCTCAATGAGGCGCTTCTCATGGCTTTTAAACGAACGATAGTAAACCTCTTTTTTTGCACGGTATTATTCCATGAATGCTATTCCTAACGTTCCGTACTGGCTGTTTATGCCTTTATATAAGTCAATAAAAGACACATCACTATTGAATGGATTATCTTGCAATGTGATAATCCTTGCACCAATGCCAGCCTTTTCTTTTCCATTATCGGCCAACGACGTCTCTCCTGTTGAAATCATGATATTTTGCCATGTGCGTTCAACTTCAATACTCGATTTATTGCCACGACCTTTTTCACGACCACCACTAAATTGATAAATCACATCGGGTAACATGTACGGGTTTGCTTTTCTTGAATCATCTAATAACAATGGAAAACTGTTCAAAAAAGCGGACTTACGTTCTATACTCACCCTTGTAGTATTCCATTCCCCGATAAGGTTAGATGTTCCCCACACACTGCTGGCGACCTTTAATGCTGTTGTTTTACCTCGTGAGCTTGCTCCACTTAAGTCAACGATGAAAGGTTCAACATCAAAATCATGCAGTAGTATTGACCCACAAGACGCATACAATAACATCATGGCTGGGTATGAGTTTGAAACGATAGAAAATACATTTTGCGCATAATCTTGTAGCGTACCTTTTGTTTTAAATTCCTTTGCGATATTCTTGTACCCTTGTTCATAAATAGCCAGCTCAACATCTTTAATTAAAGGGTGAATAAAGTATCGGTCTACATGACCTAAACGTGTGACAATTCTTGTTATCGGCAATGGATTAAGTCGCATATACATGCTGATATAATTAACTAAATCCACGCGGTTAGTCGTGTTCACATCAAAACCCCTGTC from Staphylococcus sp. MI 10-1553 carries:
- a CDS encoding DUF927 domain-containing protein — translated: MADFPAEVIETINTTTTHDTIPQNFLIGSNGWLYKEVEKGKGDNAKVIPVLITSTTPYITKKYKDIETGEFTYQLKFNSAEKENKHTVLARDLADATHIINLADRGFDVNTTNRVDLVNYISMYMRLNPLPITRIVTRLGHVDRYFIHPLIKDVELAIYEQGYKNIAKEFKTKGTLQDYAQNVFSIVSNSYPAMMLLYASCGSILLHDFDVEPFIVDLSGASSRGKTTALKVASSVWGTSNLIGEWNTTRVSIERKSAFLNSFPLLLDDSRKANPYMLPDVIYQFSGGREKGRGNKSSIEVERTWQNIMISTGETSLADNGKEKAGIGARIITLQDNPFNSDVSFIDLYKGINSQYGTLGIAFME